A genomic stretch from Astatotilapia calliptera chromosome 4, fAstCal1.2, whole genome shotgun sequence includes:
- the s1pr5a gene encoding sphingosine 1-phosphate receptor 5a, protein MSVMFSEYQNKTIITEHYRYVGKLDNEKYQQDGLKPEAIAFLLVCLLIVAENAVVLLAIWKNKKFHVPMYYLLGNLTLSDLLAGFTYMVNIITSGVHTLNMTPVMYFLREGGVFIMLAASVISLLAIAIERHVTMVRMKPYQGNKQGRMFALIGASWVLSVFLGVLPVLGWHCMGKLDQCSTVLPLYAKSYILFCITIFSAILMSIVVLYVRIFRIVKANTQRLASVPHRKGLYRKSQKYMALLKTVTIVLGVFIACWLPLFILLLLDFSCPTGKCKVLHKADYFLGIAMINSLLNPIIYTLTSKDMRRAIIRLLCRPCLMTEDGQVKKIGMPFLDCSTTKTQTDAASHRLEGLDTTVSSGNFTPSTIKAIYPRISRT, encoded by the coding sequence ATGTCTGTGATGTTTAGTGAGTACCAGAACAAGACTATCATCACAGAGCACTACAGGTACGTGGGCAAGCTCGACAATGAGAAGTACCAGCAAGATGGACTCAAACCCGAGGCCATTGCGTTCCTGCTGGTCTGTCTGCTCATTGTTGCAGAAAACGCTGTGGTGCTTCTGGCCATATGGAAGAACAAGAAGTTCCACGTTCCTATGTACTACCTACTGGGCAATCTGACTCTCTCTGACCTGCTCGCAGGCTTCACCTACATGGTGAACATCATTACGTCTGGTGTCCACACATTAAACATGACACCTGTGATGTATTTCCTACGTGAAGGTGGTGTGTTCATCATGCTGGCCGCCTCCGTCATCAGCCTGCTGGCCATTGCCATCGAGCGCCATGTCACCATGGTGAGGATGAAGCCGTACCAGGGCAATAAACAGGGGCGCATGTTCGCTCTGATTGGAGCGAGCTGGGTGCTGTCTGTATTCCTGGGTGTCCTGCCAGTCCTCGGCTGGCACTGCATGGGTAAACTGGACCAGTGCTCCACAGTCCTGCCACTCTACGCCAAGAGTTACATCCTCTTCTGCATCACCATCTTCAGCGCCATCCTCATGTCCATCGTGGTCCTGTACGTCCGCATCTTCCGCATCGTCAAGGCCAACACTCAACGCCTCGCTTCGGTTCCGCACCGGAAAGGTCTTTACCGCAAGTCCCAGAAGTACATGGCCCTGCTGAAGACAGTCACCATAGTGCTGGGAGTCTTCATCGCATGCTGGTTGCctctcttcatcctcctcctgctgGATTTCTCCTGCCCAACCGGAAAGTGCAAGGTGCTCCATAAGGCAGACTACTTCCTGGGCATCGCTATGATCAACTCTCTTCTTAACCCCATCATCTACACCCTGACCAGCAAGGACATGAGGAGGGCCATCATCAGGCTGCTCTGCCGACCCTGTCTCATGACAGAAGACGGGCAGGTGAAGAAAATCGGGATGCCCTTCCTGGATTGTAGCACCACTAAGACGCAGACGGATGCAGCTTCACACAGGCTGGAGGGCCTGGACACGACAGTCTCCTCCGGTAACTTTACACCCTCGACGATTAAAGCCATTTATCCTAGGATATCTAGGACATGA
- the spc24 gene encoding kinetochore protein Spc24, with protein MAQGHKFQDLEETGEALVGFINSSQPDKLKGLKDEHQALFDQHTETAKIVTQILKDLAQIEENAGQRLLDMEQEKMRREKELESLEEQLRQCTAKSQITDSELQFLQKELESLRNAENELEILQSEVEEDTTEVIPSAVYVAQVYYLITKIKWEYDTPANILKGVHYGADLATPINIDTTSRSRIDVSDQLWGFVSTEW; from the exons ATGGCTCAAGGTCATAAATTTCAAGACTTGGAGGAGACTGGGGAGGCTTTGGTGGGATTCATCAACAGCAGTCAGCCTGACAAACTGAAAGGACTGAAAGATGAGCATCAGGCTCTTTTTGatcaacacacagaaacagcgaAGATTgtcacacagattttaaaag ATTTGGCTCAGATTGAAGAGAATGCAGGTCAGAGGCTGTTGGACATGGAACAGGAGAAGATGCGAAGGGAAAAGGAGCTGGAGAGCTTGGAGGAGCAGCTGAGGCAGTGCACAGCGAAGAGCCAGATCACTGACTCAGAATTACA GTTTCTTCAAAAAGAGTTGGAAAGTCTGAGAAACGCTGAAAATGAGCTCGAGATTCTTCAGAGTGAAGTCGAAGAAGACACCACCGAGGTCATCCCTTCAGCAGT atacgTGGCTCAGGTCTACTACCTAATAACCAAGATCAAGTGGGAATATGACACCCCGGCGAACATTTTAAAAGGAG TGCACTATGGTGCAGACCTGGCAACCCCCATCAACATCGACACCACCTCGCGCTCTCGCATTGATGTAAGCGACCAGCTTTGGGGCTTCGTCAGCACCGAGTGGTAG